In Candidatus Defluviilinea proxima, a single genomic region encodes these proteins:
- the fusA gene encoding elongation factor G produces MAREYPLEKYRNIGIIAHIDAGKTTTTERIMFYTGMTHRIGSVDDGTTVTDWMVQERERGITIVSAAVSAEWKGYQINIIDTPGHIDFTAEVQRSLRVLDGGVVVFDAVQGVEPQSETVWRQADRYGVPRICFVNKMDRVGASYERTIDTIVDRLGANPIAMQIPIGFEATFKGMVDLLTMKAWVWEDDLGKEPKSIEIPADLKQQAEEARAKMVEKIAELDDELTMKFLEAQEISVDELKAALRKGVLATKCAPVFCGSSLKNKGVQVMLDAVIDYLPSPADKPTIKATEPGNLENEFELAAQDDSPLSALVFKIVTDPYVGRLAYVRIYSGVLSQGQTVQNSTKGRKERIGRLIRMHADSREDITEIRAGDIGAVLGFKDSFTGDTLCDTKALTLESISFPEPVISIAIEPKSSADQEKMGEALRKLAEEDPTFRVNSDENTAQTIIRGMGELHLDIIVDRLLREFKVQANVGAPRVSYRESITKPVKEVNYKYAKQSGGKGQYGHVVFSLEPGERGSGVVFENKIVGGSIPKEYIGPVEKGFKEAAENGVLAGYPVVDLKITLFDGSFHEVDSSEMAFKLAASIGFKEGVQKGNPILLEPMMKVEVVVPEEYLGDVMGQLNGRRGLIQGMDVRPGNAQAIRAMVPLAEMFGYATQLRSATQGRGVFSMEFDHYAPVSQSVAQELLK; encoded by the coding sequence ATGGCACGCGAATATCCGCTTGAAAAATATAGAAATATTGGAATCATAGCCCATATTGACGCCGGTAAAACGACAACTACCGAGCGTATTATGTTCTATACCGGCATGACACATCGTATTGGTTCCGTAGATGATGGCACTACAGTTACTGACTGGATGGTGCAGGAACGTGAACGTGGTATCACCATTGTTTCCGCGGCTGTTTCGGCCGAATGGAAGGGATACCAAATCAACATCATCGATACCCCGGGACATATCGATTTCACTGCCGAGGTTCAGCGTTCATTGCGCGTGCTGGATGGTGGCGTTGTTGTTTTTGATGCTGTGCAGGGTGTGGAGCCTCAGTCAGAAACTGTTTGGCGTCAAGCTGATCGTTATGGTGTTCCTCGCATCTGTTTTGTCAATAAAATGGACCGAGTTGGCGCCTCTTACGAACGGACGATTGATACGATCGTCGACCGGCTGGGTGCCAACCCGATTGCTATGCAAATTCCTATCGGTTTTGAAGCTACATTCAAAGGCATGGTTGACCTTCTAACAATGAAGGCTTGGGTCTGGGAAGATGATCTTGGTAAAGAACCCAAAAGCATCGAGATTCCCGCTGACTTGAAACAACAAGCTGAAGAAGCTCGTGCCAAAATGGTTGAGAAGATTGCAGAGCTTGACGATGAATTGACCATGAAATTCCTGGAAGCTCAGGAAATCAGTGTTGATGAATTGAAGGCAGCACTCCGCAAGGGAGTTTTGGCAACAAAATGTGCCCCGGTATTTTGCGGTTCTTCCTTAAAAAATAAAGGTGTTCAGGTTATGCTGGATGCAGTTATTGATTATTTGCCTTCCCCGGCTGATAAGCCAACAATTAAGGCAACAGAACCCGGTAACCTAGAAAATGAGTTTGAACTTGCGGCCCAAGACGACTCCCCGTTGAGCGCTCTGGTTTTCAAGATCGTGACGGATCCGTATGTAGGTCGTCTCGCTTATGTTCGTATTTACTCTGGTGTTTTGAGCCAGGGTCAGACCGTTCAAAATAGTACCAAAGGCCGAAAAGAAAGAATCGGCCGCTTAATTCGTATGCACGCGGATTCCCGTGAAGACATCACCGAGATTCGTGCGGGTGATATTGGTGCGGTTCTTGGTTTCAAAGATAGCTTCACTGGTGACACTTTGTGTGATACCAAAGCTCTCACCTTGGAAAGCATTTCATTCCCTGAGCCGGTAATCTCTATTGCTATTGAACCTAAAAGCTCTGCCGATCAGGAAAAAATGGGGGAGGCTCTTCGCAAGTTAGCTGAAGAAGATCCGACGTTCCGCGTTAATTCAGACGAGAACACTGCCCAAACCATCATTCGTGGTATGGGTGAACTTCATCTTGATATTATTGTGGATCGTCTTTTACGCGAGTTCAAGGTGCAGGCAAATGTCGGTGCCCCGCGCGTATCATACCGTGAATCGATTACCAAGCCCGTAAAAGAAGTAAATTACAAGTACGCGAAACAATCTGGCGGTAAGGGTCAGTATGGTCACGTGGTGTTCTCCCTTGAGCCGGGTGAACGTGGTAGCGGTGTGGTATTTGAGAATAAGATCGTAGGTGGTTCAATCCCCAAAGAGTATATTGGACCAGTTGAAAAGGGTTTCAAAGAGGCGGCTGAAAACGGTGTGTTGGCCGGATATCCAGTTGTTGACTTGAAAATCACATTGTTCGATGGTTCATTCCATGAGGTTGACTCAAGCGAAATGGCCTTCAAACTTGCTGCATCCATTGGTTTCAAGGAAGGTGTGCAAAAAGGAAATCCCATTTTGCTTGAACCTATGATGAAAGTTGAAGTTGTTGTTCCAGAAGAATATCTTGGTGATGTGATGGGACAACTCAATGGTCGTCGCGGTTTGATCCAAGGCATGGATGTTCGCCCTGGTAATGCACAGGCCATACGCGCCATGGTTCCGTTGGCTGAAATGTTCGGTTATGCTACCCAGCTTCGTTCTGCTACACAGGGACGTGGTGTTTTCAGTATGGAATTTGACCACTATGCGCCTGTTTCTCAGTCAGTTGCGCAGGAATTACTAAAATAA
- the rpsG gene encoding 30S ribosomal protein S7, with product MRRAKPEKRELIPDVRYNSINLKTLMQHVLKQGKRSVATRLVYDALDLVKERTGKNAIDVFDTALKNVSPVMEVRPRRVGGATYQVPMEVSSDRRTTLAIRWILSATRERAGKSFPDKLASELIDASNETGAAIRKRDETHKMAEANRAFSHYRV from the coding sequence ATGCGTAGAGCAAAACCCGAAAAGCGGGAATTAATTCCCGATGTCCGTTATAACAGCATCAACCTCAAAACTTTGATGCAACATGTATTGAAGCAGGGTAAGAGAAGCGTTGCGACAAGGCTTGTCTATGATGCTTTGGATTTGGTCAAAGAACGCACTGGCAAAAATGCTATAGACGTTTTTGATACTGCTCTCAAGAACGTTTCCCCGGTGATGGAAGTTCGCCCTCGCCGTGTGGGTGGTGCAACGTACCAAGTTCCTATGGAAGTATCATCAGATCGCCGCACAACCCTGGCGATCCGTTGGATTTTATCCGCAACCCGCGAGCGCGCTGGGAAATCTTTCCCAGATAAATTGGCGTCTGAACTTATTGATGCTTCCAATGAAACGGGTGCGGCCATCCGCAAGCGTGATGAAACCCATAAAATGGCTGAAGCCAACCGCGCATTCTCACATTATCGTGTTTAA
- the rpsL gene encoding 30S ribosomal protein S12, which produces MPTINQMVRKGRKNKKAKSKAPALQYTLNSFKQRRVRQAKGAPQKRGVCTVVRTMTPKKPNSALRKIARVRLTNGIEVTAYIPGEGHQLQEHSVVLVRGGRVKDLPGVRYHIVRGSLDTTGVANRKQARSKYGAKRPK; this is translated from the coding sequence GTGCCGACAATTAATCAAATGGTCCGCAAGGGCCGCAAGAACAAAAAGGCCAAGAGTAAGGCCCCTGCGTTGCAATACACGTTGAACTCATTTAAACAACGTCGTGTCCGTCAGGCTAAGGGCGCTCCACAAAAGCGTGGTGTATGTACTGTTGTGCGTACCATGACTCCTAAAAAGCCAAACTCGGCTTTGCGGAAGATCGCTCGTGTGCGCTTGACCAATGGCATAGAGGTGACAGCATATATTCCAGGTGAAGGTCATCAGTTGCAAGAACACTCTGTGGTTCTTGTCCGTGGTGGCCGTGTGAAGGATCTGCCTGGTGTTCGTTATCACATCGTGCGTGGATCACTCGACACCACCGGTGTGGCAAATCGTAAGCAGGCCCGTTCAAAATATGGCGCGAAGCGTCCGAAATAG
- a CDS encoding DNA-directed RNA polymerase subunit beta, which yields MSSTLPKKSYARIPVNINLPNLIEVQLDSFERLKREGLGDLFHEVSPIESYNKGMKLYFPSRSPESKQWGLKYWFGDPKHSIEECVERDLTYASPLYVSVLLAGTDVPEPIKQDIFLGDFPEMTDKGTFIINGTERVVVSQLIRSPGVYFEAPTDRATGRLLAMSKLIPDRGAWMEFETRKSDYIILKFNRKRTVPITVFLRALAAVDDGIKDSPLKTGTDEELMSLFKDVDNNPERLFIASTFKQEPEWDLSGGQTIAEAALIEFFRKMRPGDPATLDNARQFLEEQLVDQRHYDLERVGRYKLNQKLDLNIPIPHRTVTKSDVIRLIRRMIQINNGVEPPDDIDHLGNRRVKTVGELIQNKLRIGLRRMERVIKERMSIRDQEQLSPVTLVNIRPVVAALREFFGSSQLSQFMDQTNPLAELRHKRTLSALGPGGLRRERAGFDVRDVHHSHYGRICPIETPEGPNIGLIGRLASFARVNEYGFIETPYRKVFRVMEAEDERLEGRTLREHVVDPKTEEVLFKAGEKIDAKMMKKIAKIGVPVSIRPYVSSQFDYLSADAEDKYVIAQANAPLTDDSEYVRERVSSRYHSSFIFSQPDAVDYMDVAPHQVVGISAALIPFLEHDDANRALMGSNMMTQAVPLVRPEIPLVSTGMEYHAAVDSGQVVVADANGEVISVTGNSITVKERGGIHTYPLRKYQRSNQSTCIDQRPAVVKGQVIKKGDIIADSSSTDNGQLALGQNAVVAFVSWEGGNFEDAILISERLVQDDRFTSVHIEKYEVEARDTKLGPEEITRDIPNVGDDAIKDLDENGIIRIGAEVGPNDILVGKITPKGEKELTPEERLLRAIFGEKSRDVKDTSLRMPHGERGKVVDVKVFTREENSDLSAGVDMMVRVSVAQRRKLAAGDKMAGRHGNKGVVSKIVPVEDMPFLEDGTPVDIILNPLGVPGRMNIGQVLEVHLGWAAKRLGYRAITPVFDGASEEEIEAELARAWLHDQAWKETAVTAWDWIKEQEYSPESIQDDDEVRSLYLAEWLGERDYDPYDLKDPAYARMSTVIEWLRDRGYDPDTVFYPEDINPRERETYDKAAINACLRLWIETQGHGSRIAEARLMEVAQEVMHATNQPIPTLGKQVLRDGKTGIPYDQSVTVGVMTILKLHHLVEDKVHARSTGPYSLVTQQPLGGKAQFGGQRFGEMEVWALEAYGAAYTLQEMLTVKSDDVQGRVNTYEAIVKGEAIEEPSIPASFRVLVKELQSLGLAVEAVNDSGDVVKFGKDEEKQHPPKMDTGLLGIGEKFIGKR from the coding sequence ATGTCTTCTACTTTGCCCAAAAAGAGTTATGCGCGTATTCCGGTCAATATCAATCTTCCCAATCTGATCGAAGTCCAATTGGACTCTTTTGAGCGCCTCAAGCGTGAGGGGCTTGGCGATCTCTTCCATGAAGTGTCGCCAATCGAATCCTATAACAAGGGGATGAAGTTATATTTCCCCAGCCGTAGCCCTGAGTCGAAACAATGGGGCTTAAAGTATTGGTTTGGCGATCCGAAACACTCGATCGAAGAGTGTGTGGAACGCGATCTTACCTATGCCAGCCCGTTGTATGTTTCTGTCTTATTGGCGGGTACTGATGTTCCCGAGCCGATCAAGCAGGATATTTTCCTTGGCGATTTCCCTGAGATGACCGACAAGGGCACCTTCATTATCAATGGGACGGAGCGCGTCGTTGTTTCGCAGTTGATCCGCTCTCCTGGTGTGTACTTTGAAGCCCCTACGGATCGTGCTACGGGACGTTTGCTCGCCATGTCCAAGCTTATCCCTGATCGAGGGGCTTGGATGGAGTTCGAAACCCGCAAGTCTGACTACATTATCTTAAAGTTCAACCGCAAACGCACTGTGCCGATCACAGTCTTCCTGCGTGCTTTGGCCGCAGTGGATGACGGTATCAAAGATTCACCTTTGAAGACCGGTACCGATGAAGAGTTGATGTCCTTGTTTAAGGATGTGGATAACAACCCTGAACGCTTGTTCATTGCTTCTACTTTTAAACAGGAACCCGAATGGGATCTCTCCGGCGGTCAAACGATTGCCGAAGCCGCCTTGATCGAGTTCTTCCGCAAGATGCGCCCTGGCGATCCCGCTACACTCGATAATGCTCGCCAATTCCTTGAAGAGCAGTTAGTAGACCAGCGTCACTACGACCTTGAACGCGTGGGCCGTTATAAACTCAATCAAAAGCTCGACCTCAATATTCCCATTCCACATCGCACCGTAACCAAGAGCGATGTGATTCGACTGATCCGCCGCATGATCCAGATCAACAACGGAGTCGAACCCCCAGATGATATCGATCACTTGGGCAACCGCCGCGTCAAGACGGTGGGTGAGTTGATCCAGAACAAGTTGCGCATTGGCCTCCGACGTATGGAACGCGTTATTAAAGAACGCATGTCCATTCGTGACCAGGAGCAGTTATCGCCTGTGACACTCGTCAATATTCGCCCGGTCGTTGCAGCGTTGCGCGAGTTCTTCGGTTCGTCCCAGCTTTCGCAGTTCATGGATCAAACCAACCCGTTGGCCGAGTTGCGCCACAAGCGCACGCTTTCAGCGCTTGGACCAGGCGGTTTGCGCCGTGAGCGCGCAGGCTTCGATGTCCGCGATGTCCACCACTCACACTATGGACGTATTTGCCCAATTGAAACACCTGAAGGCCCGAACATTGGTTTGATCGGACGTTTGGCGTCCTTTGCCCGCGTCAATGAATATGGCTTTATCGAGACGCCTTATCGCAAAGTTTTCCGTGTCATGGAAGCCGAAGATGAACGTTTGGAAGGTCGTACTTTACGCGAGCATGTAGTCGACCCGAAAACCGAAGAAGTCTTGTTCAAGGCTGGCGAGAAGATTGACGCCAAAATGATGAAGAAGATCGCTAAGATCGGTGTGCCGGTATCGATTAGACCTTATGTGTCTTCTCAATTTGACTATCTTTCTGCAGATGCAGAAGATAAGTACGTGATCGCGCAGGCAAACGCACCGTTAACTGACGATAGCGAATATGTTCGCGAGCGTGTGTCTTCTCGTTATCACTCCAGCTTTATCTTTTCACAACCTGACGCGGTTGATTACATGGATGTTGCTCCGCATCAAGTGGTCGGTATTAGCGCCGCTTTGATCCCATTCCTTGAACACGACGATGCGAACCGCGCGTTGATGGGTTCGAACATGATGACGCAAGCTGTGCCTCTTGTCCGTCCTGAGATTCCGCTTGTATCGACCGGTATGGAATATCATGCCGCAGTAGACTCCGGTCAGGTGGTTGTTGCGGATGCCAATGGGGAAGTGATCTCAGTTACTGGAAATTCGATCACCGTTAAAGAACGAGGCGGAATCCACACGTATCCCTTGCGCAAGTATCAGCGCTCAAACCAAAGCACTTGTATTGATCAGCGCCCTGCTGTAGTCAAAGGACAGGTGATTAAGAAAGGCGATATCATTGCCGATTCTTCATCCACCGACAACGGTCAATTGGCTTTAGGACAGAATGCAGTTGTCGCGTTCGTTTCGTGGGAAGGCGGGAACTTTGAAGATGCCATCTTGATTTCCGAACGCTTGGTGCAGGATGACCGCTTCACATCTGTTCACATTGAGAAGTATGAAGTCGAAGCCCGTGACACAAAGTTAGGTCCCGAAGAGATTACGCGCGACATCCCGAATGTTGGTGATGACGCGATCAAAGATTTGGATGAAAACGGCATTATCCGCATTGGCGCTGAGGTTGGTCCTAACGACATTTTAGTTGGGAAGATCACGCCTAAAGGTGAGAAAGAATTGACACCCGAAGAACGACTTCTGCGTGCGATCTTTGGTGAAAAATCACGTGATGTGAAAGATACATCCCTGCGTATGCCTCATGGAGAGCGTGGCAAGGTTGTTGATGTCAAAGTGTTCACTCGCGAAGAGAACTCGGATTTGTCCGCCGGTGTGGATATGATGGTACGCGTCTCTGTTGCCCAGCGCCGTAAGTTGGCGGCAGGGGACAAGATGGCAGGTCGTCACGGGAACAAGGGTGTTGTTTCGAAGATTGTTCCTGTTGAAGATATGCCTTTCCTTGAAGACGGTACACCTGTAGACATCATCTTAAATCCGCTTGGTGTTCCTGGTCGTATGAACATCGGTCAGGTTTTGGAAGTCCATTTAGGATGGGCGGCGAAACGACTTGGGTATCGTGCCATCACCCCTGTGTTTGACGGCGCTTCTGAAGAGGAGATCGAGGCCGAACTCGCTCGCGCGTGGCTCCACGATCAGGCTTGGAAAGAAACAGCAGTTACCGCTTGGGATTGGATCAAGGAGCAGGAGTACTCTCCTGAGTCTATTCAAGATGACGATGAAGTTCGTAGCCTGTATCTTGCTGAATGGCTTGGCGAACGTGACTATGATCCATATGATCTCAAAGACCCGGCGTATGCACGTATGTCGACAGTTATCGAGTGGTTACGTGATCGTGGTTATGACCCAGATACGGTTTTCTATCCCGAAGATATTAATCCTCGTGAACGTGAAACATACGATAAGGCAGCGATCAATGCCTGTTTACGTTTGTGGATCGAAACTCAAGGACATGGAAGTCGCATTGCAGAAGCGCGCTTGATGGAAGTTGCGCAGGAAGTTATGCATGCAACCAATCAACCCATCCCAACACTTGGCAAACAGGTTTTGCGTGATGGTAAAACTGGCATTCCTTATGATCAGTCTGTAACAGTTGGCGTGATGACAATTCTAAAATTGCATCACCTTGTTGAAGATAAAGTACATGCTCGTTCCACCGGCCCATACAGTTTAGTCACGCAACAGCCTTTGGGTGGTAAGGCTCAGTTTGGTGGACAACGGTTTGGTGAAATGGAAGTGTGGGCACTTGAAGCATACGGTGCTGCTTATACTTTGCAAGAGATGCTCACTGTCAAGTCTGATGATGTACAGGGACGTGTAAATACCTACGAGGCCATCGTTAAAGGTGAGGCAATCGAGGAACCGAGCATCCCTGCATCATTCCGCGTGTTGGTTAAAGAACTTCAATCCCTTGGCCTTGCTGTCGAGGCTGTAAACGATAGTGGTGATGTTGTCAAGTTCGGTAAGGATGAAGAAAAACAACATCCACCAAAGATGGATACTGGCTTATTAGGTATCGGAGAGAAGTTTATAGGCAAGCGGTAA
- a CDS encoding MFS transporter has protein sequence MATSQTMVNDRKEIFGWAMYDWANSAFSTTVGTVFLGPYIAGLAATSAAANADGMARFLGIPIAPDSFLPYCISFSVGLQVLFLPILGAIADYSHLRKQMMQLFAIIGAISTILMFFITGELWWLGGVLFIIANLTFGAAIVFYNAYLPDIASEEERDRVSSYGWAMGYLGGGLLLALNLAFFIFSEDIGVPSALAVRINLASAGIWWIGFSFFTWARLRPRHAAHPLPEGETYVSIGFKQLGKTFREIKNFPETLKYLLAYFLYNDGIQTVIAVSSTFAAAPLLRGGLELPQDTLIAVILMIQFVAFGGALLWGKLAKWIGAKQSIIVSLVIWSGVVIYAYGGLKGDSRTAQFFVLGVFIALVMGGSQAISRSLFAQMIPTGKEAEYYSFYEVSERGTSWTGPLIFGLANQIGGSLRYGILALIFYFIAGLILLPLVNVPKAMDDVKKYNTDHA, from the coding sequence ATGGCAACATCACAAACGATGGTTAACGATCGGAAAGAGATATTCGGCTGGGCCATGTACGATTGGGCAAACTCAGCTTTCAGCACAACAGTGGGGACAGTATTCCTTGGCCCATACATAGCAGGGCTTGCGGCAACATCCGCCGCGGCAAATGCCGACGGTATGGCTCGTTTTCTTGGTATTCCGATAGCACCCGACTCCTTCCTCCCTTATTGCATTTCATTTTCAGTCGGCCTCCAAGTACTCTTCCTCCCCATTCTAGGCGCTATCGCAGACTATTCTCATTTGCGCAAACAAATGATGCAACTTTTCGCCATCATAGGCGCCATATCAACCATATTGATGTTCTTTATCACAGGGGAGTTATGGTGGCTGGGAGGTGTCCTATTTATCATCGCCAACCTAACCTTCGGAGCAGCGATCGTTTTCTATAATGCTTACTTGCCAGATATCGCCAGTGAAGAAGAACGTGACCGTGTTTCCTCTTACGGCTGGGCAATGGGATATCTGGGAGGCGGCCTTCTTCTCGCGCTTAACCTTGCGTTCTTCATCTTTAGCGAAGATATTGGTGTTCCAAGTGCATTGGCTGTTCGTATCAACCTTGCATCTGCCGGTATATGGTGGATTGGTTTCTCTTTCTTCACATGGGCCCGCCTTAGACCAAGACATGCGGCCCATCCGCTTCCTGAAGGTGAGACATATGTCAGCATCGGTTTCAAGCAATTGGGAAAAACTTTCCGCGAGATCAAAAATTTCCCCGAGACGCTCAAATATCTATTAGCGTACTTCCTCTACAACGATGGGATTCAAACGGTGATCGCAGTTTCATCCACGTTCGCGGCGGCCCCCCTCCTCCGCGGTGGACTTGAGTTACCACAAGACACATTGATCGCCGTTATCTTGATGATCCAGTTCGTGGCATTCGGTGGCGCATTGCTGTGGGGCAAACTCGCCAAATGGATCGGGGCCAAGCAATCCATCATTGTCAGCTTGGTCATTTGGTCTGGCGTGGTTATCTATGCATACGGTGGCTTAAAAGGTGACTCGCGCACAGCTCAATTCTTCGTACTTGGTGTCTTTATTGCATTGGTGATGGGAGGCTCGCAAGCCATTAGCCGAAGTCTCTTTGCCCAAATGATCCCCACTGGAAAAGAAGCAGAATATTATTCCTTCTACGAAGTCAGCGAACGTGGCACTTCATGGACAGGTCCGTTGATCTTCGGTCTTGCAAATCAGATCGGCGGAAGTTTACGCTACGGCATACTTGCCCTCATCTTTTACTTCATCGCAGGGCTAATCCTACTACCACTCGTCAATGTGCCCAAAGCCATGGATGATGTAAAGAAATACAACACAGACCACGCATAA
- a CDS encoding dCTP deaminase, translating into MGLKPDHWIRKMALEQRMIEPFVDKQVRQGVISYGVSSYGYDIRVADEFMIFTNVHSAIVDPKNFDPKSMFEFQGEVCIIPPNSFALARTVEYFRIPRKVLTVCLGKSTYARCGLIVNVTPFEPEWEGYVTLEISNTTPLPAKIYANEGLAQVLFFEADEECEVSYADKKGKYQGQKSIVLPKL; encoded by the coding sequence ATGGGTTTGAAACCTGATCACTGGATACGCAAGATGGCTTTGGAACAAAGGATGATCGAACCGTTCGTGGATAAACAGGTTCGGCAGGGAGTGATCTCTTACGGCGTTTCGTCGTATGGATACGATATCCGTGTGGCGGATGAGTTCATGATCTTTACGAACGTCCACTCTGCGATCGTGGACCCGAAAAATTTTGACCCGAAATCCATGTTCGAGTTTCAAGGCGAAGTGTGCATCATTCCACCCAACTCGTTCGCTTTGGCGCGCACGGTCGAGTACTTCCGCATCCCACGCAAGGTGTTGACGGTCTGTTTGGGTAAGTCCACGTATGCGCGCTGTGGGTTGATTGTGAACGTCACGCCGTTCGAACCCGAATGGGAAGGCTACGTCACGCTCGAGATCTCGAACACCACACCCTTGCCAGCAAAGATCTACGCCAACGAAGGCCTGGCACAAGTCCTATTCTTCGAAGCGGACGAGGAGTGCGAAGTCTCGTATGCGGATAAAAAAGGAAAATATCAGGGGCAGAAGTCGATAGTATTGCCGAAGTTATAA